The genomic region TTCCAAACCGCTTGAGGGCGTCGTTGTCATTGAACAGACTGACGGCACCCGAACGGGTTACCGGATCAGCGCAGCAGAAGGCTCGCCTTTGCCGGATACGTCCGGCCTCGGTCCCGTGGGCGGGGCAGGTCTTCAGGTCGCTGCCTGGAAGCTGATCCTGCTGGCCATCCTCGGCGGCCTGATCCTGAACCTGATGCCTTGCGTCCTGCCGGTCCTGTCAATGAAGGCGTTCGGCATGGTGTCGGCGGTTTCCAGCGGTCATGCCGGGGAAGTTCGCCGTCACGGTATCTGGTACACGGCCGGTGTGCTGGTGTCCTTCGGTGTGCTGGCGGCGATCATCGTTGCCCTGCGCGCCGCCACCGGGCCGATCACGCTGGGCTTCCAGTTGCAGAGCGCGCCGGTCGTGGCGGTGCTGACGCTCGTGATGTTTGCCGTCGGCCTGTGGCTGATGGGCATGTTCGAGCTGGGTACGTCATTGCAGAACCTCGGCTCGGGCCTTGCCGACAGGGACGGCGATGCAGGCGCCTTCTTTACCGGCGTGTTGGCAGCGGTTGTCGGTTCACCCTGTGTGGGTCCGTTCCTCGGCGCAGCGCTGGGCGCTGTCATGGGGCATTCCGCACCGGTCGTGTTCACCTTTTTCCTCGCCATGGGTTTCGGTCTTGCGTTGCCTTTCCTTGTGCTGAGCTTCGTGCCGAACCTCTACAAGCTGTTGCCGCGGCCGGGGAAGTGGATGGACACGCTGAAGCAGATCTTCGCGTTCCCGATGTTCCTGACGGCGGCATGGCTGGCCAAGGTTTTGGGCGATCTTGCCGGTTCGGGCGCCGTGGCATGGGTTGCAACTGGTGCTGTGGCAATCGCCTTCGCCGCCTGGCTGTGGCAGCGTGAAGCCCGCCTGCCGCGCATCCTGGCCGTCGTGACGCTGGCGCTGGCCCTGTTCGGTGTCACGGAGCGGGCGATGGCGCCTGCGCCCGCTATCGGCGCCTCGTCGGCCTATGCGGCGAAGTATGAGGCAGAGCCGTGGAGTGCCAGCCAGGTGCAGTCGCTGATCGCCGAAGGCCGGCCGATCTTTATCGACTTCACGGCCAGCTGGTGCGCGACCTGCCAGGTGAACAAGGCAACGACCCTGAAATCGAAGGCCGTTCACGACTTTTTCGCGGCCAATGACGTCGCCTTCCTGGTCGCAGATTTTACCCGCAAGGACCCTGCGATCGCCGCCGAACTGGCGCGGCATCAGCGCGCAGGCGTTCCGATGTATCTGTGGTATCCTGCCGGTTCGGACGAGCCTCAGGTCCTGCCGGAGATCCTGAATCAGGGGCTCGTCACCAGCCTGCCGCTGTCTCCCTGAGACGAGCGGGACAAGAGGGAACAAAGAGACGAATGATTACGATCAATCGGCGAAACCTGTCGCTTGCGGCCGGTATGGCAGCGGCGGTCGCGTTGACGGCGGGGGCGCTGATCGCCTCCACCGCGCGCGCAGATTCCGGTCTCCCGGTTGGCCGCCCGGCACCAGCTTTCACCGCTATGGACAGCCATGGCGATCTGGTCTCGCTATCGGATTTTACCGGCCAGACCGTCGTACTGGAATGGACGAACGAAGGCTGCCCCTTCGTGCGCAAGCACTATGCCCAGCCCCCCGGAAACATGCAGGGGCTGCAGGCAGATGCGGAGGCTGACGGCACGGTCTGGCTGACCGTGATCTCGTCTGCGCCGGGTAAGCAGGGGCATGCCGATGGCAGCGGTGCCAATCAGTGGACGGAGGAGCATGGCGCAAAGCCCGCGCATGTGCTTCTGGACCCGGAAGGAGAACTTGGGCGCCTCTATCAGGCGAAGACAACGCCGCACATGTTCATCATCGGCCCGAAGGGCCAGGTCGCCTATCAGGGCGCAATCGACTCGGTCGCTTCTGCCAATGTGGCCGACATAGCTTCAGCCACCAACTATGTCAGGGAGGCGCTGAACAGTCTCGCTGCCGGGGAATCGATCAATGTCAGCACGACAAAGCCTTATGGCTGTTCGGTGAAGTATTAAGGCCGGCAGGCGCAATTACCCCATTGATCCATACGGCACACCGCCCTAAACGCGCGCCTCATGCTCCAGATTGTGCCCGAAACCCCAGCCTTGCACGCCGAAGCGATCGAAGACCTCTTCGACCGCACCTTCGGTCCCGGCCACTTTGCCAAGACCGCCGAGCGTCTGCGCGAATATTCGCGCTCGCTGCCGGAGATCAATCGCGTTGCCGTGCTGGACGAAAAGGTGATCGCGGTCTGCCGTGTCTGGCCGCTGGTTGTGGGACCGAACCGCGACAAGGCGCTGTTTTACGGGCCTGTTGCTGTCGCCCCGTCGCAGCGTGGCAGCCGACTTGGGCTGACCGTGACGGGTGAGGCGCTGGAAGCTGGCAAGGCCGCTGGCTGGCCTGCCGCCATCCTGATCGGCGTCCCGGCCTATTTCGGTGAGATTGGCTTCACCGTTACGCCAAAGAACCAGCTGACCTTTCCGGGCCCGCAGGACCAGGCCCGCGTCATGGTGAAGGATCTTGCCGGGGACTCCAGCAAGCTCTCCGGTCTCGTGACGGGTCTGATCGAGGCGCGCTAGGTCAGCGCAAACCAGCCGCAGGCTCCGGCGGTGATCAGCATGACCAGCGCCGTGATCAACGTGCCGACGCTGCGTCCGAAACTGCTGCCAGCCGACCCGCCAAGGCCGATTGCATGCAGGACGCGTCCGAGCAGGAAACTGCCGCCGAGGCCATGGATCAGCAGGATAGGGGCTGAAAGCGCGCCGAGCCCGATCAGGCCCAGCAGGACGACCGGGACATCCTCCACGGCGTTGCCTTGTACGCGCAGGCTACGCTGCATGACCTGTTCGCCGCCGTCGCCGAAGCTCACTTTGTACTTCACCCGGACCCGGCCAACATTGGCTTTCAGTACCAGCATGAGCAGGCAGAAAAGACCGGCATAAAGCACGGCCGCTTGCATGGATGTCATGGATCAGTCCTCCCTTTATGCCGGGAACATAAGCTGGTTTGCCGAGCCAACGGAAGAGGATTCAGAAACACTCGGCCACTTCGGCGATCCATGCCTGAACCTCTTCCTTGGCTTCCAAGGGGGATTTTCCGTGCCGGACGAGGATCAGGTCCTTTTCGGGCACCAGAACCGTATACTGACCTTCATACCCATTGCAGGAGAAGCTGCCGGGACCTGCCATGTCCAGCCACCAATGGGCGCCATAGCCGAGCGTCTCGATCTCCGGCACGGCCGGTGTTGGCGTGCGGGCATAGTCGGCCCAGCCTTCCGGCAGGATGCGTGTGCCATCCCAGACGCCGTCGCGCAGATAGAGCAGGCCGAAGCGGGCAAAATCCCGCGCGGTGCAGTAACAGAAGGATGAGCCAATGAATGTGCCGGCCTTGTCGAACTTGGGAAGAGGAGAGCGCATGCCAATCGGAGTGAACAGTTCACGCAACATGAATTCCCGGAACTGGTCTCCCTTGATGTTCAGGGCCCGGGCAGCGCAGCGCGCGACGATGTTGGATGTACCACTCGAATAGCTCCAGAACGTGTCCGGGGCATGCTCCAGAGGTTGACTGGCAGCATAGGCGGCAACGTCTTCCTGCCCGCCGCCAAACAGCATTTCGATCACGTCGGAGACGGATCCCGGCACATAGTCCTCAACGAATTTCAACCCGCTGGACATGCGCAGCAGCATGTCCAGCGTGATCTCGCGGCGAGGGTCGTCTGCGCCTTGCCATTCCGGTACGTCTGCCGGGGCGTGGATGTCGATCCGGCCGTCGCGCACGAGAATGCCGATCAGCGCCTGGGTAATCGATTTCGCCTCCGACCAGGAAGGGAAGGTGCTGCCGGGCGTGAAGTCTTTCCAGTAGCGCTCGGCGACGATCTGGCCGCCCTGAACGGCGAGGAAGGCGTGCGTTTCCCCCATGGTTTCAGGGGCCGGGTCTGCAAAGGCGCGGTCCAGCAGGCGCGCCAGCCTTGCGGTATCCGTGCCGGGGGCGGGGTTCCCTTCCGGCCAGGCCTTTGTTGGCCACGCAATGCCTTCCGGCTGCGTGGGCAAGGGTGGCAGGGGATGATCGAATGGCATGGCGGCGCTCCCGGCGTTTATGGTCTTTGGGGCAGCTAACCAGACCGGGCAGGGCAGGCGCAAGAAGAGGTCTTGATTGCCTTAGCGGCATGTCGCGTTCATAAGTGTAATGCGGAATACAGAGATGGTGCCAAAACCGTCCGAAAGAGCCGCAAGGGAGCGAAACGGACCGAGCCGAAGGGCTCAGGCAAGAGGCATGGACGGCAATACACAAGTCACTCCAGAGGTTGAATCTATCCAGCAGCCACGTACGCCGCTGACCGCTCACCTGCATAATCCGCGAGTTCGGATGGCGCTTATTGCAGGCCTTGTCCTGTTGGTTTTGCTGCTGCTTGTCCGTTTCATGGCGGACCGCGCTGCTTATGTTTCCACCTCTGACGCGCGGATTGCGGCGGACATGATCGCCGTCTCGACGGACATTTCCGGCAAGATCACCTCGCAGCGTGTCTCTTCGGGCGACATGGTGAAGGCGGGTGACGTCCTCTACACAATCGACGATCGCGAAGCCGCCTACACGCTGGCGGAATACGAGGCCGAAGCAAACCGGCTGAGGGCTGAAATCGCCCGTGAGGAGGCCCGGGTCGGGCTCGCTTCATCCAAGGCTGGCAGCGAGGTCGCCGCCCGGCGCGCAGGGACGCAGTCGGCCTCTGCATCCGTGGAGGCGGCTCGCTCAAATCTCGAGACGGCCCAACGTGATTTTGACCGCACGCAAGGCCTGTTCGACCGGGGCCTCGTGCCGCAGAGCGCACTGGATCAGTCGACAAACGCGCTCGATACGGCGCGCCAAGGCCTGCTGCGGGCTGAGGCTGACCGGGACAGTGCCCGCGCCGACCAACGTACGGCATCCATTCAGGGCGAGGAGGTACGTCTGATCGAGCTCGACCTCGGCGTATTGCGTGCGTCGCTTCAACAGGCTGAAGCCCGGGTCGATGCCCAGCGTGTGGTTGTGGAACAACACACGATCCGGGCACCGATCGACGGCGTCATCGATGAATTGTTCTACGACACAGGGGAGCATTCGCTTCGCGGGTTCCGCGTCGCACTGATGCACGATCCGGATGCCGTGTGGGTGTCGGCGAACATC from uncultured Hyphomonas sp. harbors:
- a CDS encoding protein-disulfide reductase DsbD domain-containing protein, which gives rise to MKFSACLAALFGAIFSFLPAAAAPVDAGHARVELISEREAALPGETIYAALKMDLDNGWHVYWLNAGDAGLPPQVIAQPASDIEAGAIGDIVWPVPHLLPVVEGEIMDYGYNDEVVFPFPITIPENAMGPVTLDVIADYLICEDTCVPEQAHVKLKLETDQAEANIRNGELIGKWIAKSDVPFPGEARVLKKDLDWKLSLRLDGGFGKVQSVRFFPFGHDILHPAGQPVELGRHGATLSLSAADMTSVSKPLEGVVVIEQTDGTRTGYRISAAEGSPLPDTSGLGPVGGAGLQVAAWKLILLAILGGLILNLMPCVLPVLSMKAFGMVSAVSSGHAGEVRRHGIWYTAGVLVSFGVLAAIIVALRAATGPITLGFQLQSAPVVAVLTLVMFAVGLWLMGMFELGTSLQNLGSGLADRDGDAGAFFTGVLAAVVGSPCVGPFLGAALGAVMGHSAPVVFTFFLAMGFGLALPFLVLSFVPNLYKLLPRPGKWMDTLKQIFAFPMFLTAAWLAKVLGDLAGSGAVAWVATGAVAIAFAAWLWQREARLPRILAVVTLALALFGVTERAMAPAPAIGASSAYAAKYEAEPWSASQVQSLIAEGRPIFIDFTASWCATCQVNKATTLKSKAVHDFFAANDVAFLVADFTRKDPAIAAELARHQRAGVPMYLWYPAGSDEPQVLPEILNQGLVTSLPLSP
- a CDS encoding N-acetyltransferase, yielding MLQIVPETPALHAEAIEDLFDRTFGPGHFAKTAERLREYSRSLPEINRVAVLDEKVIAVCRVWPLVVGPNRDKALFYGPVAVAPSQRGSRLGLTVTGEALEAGKAAGWPAAILIGVPAYFGEIGFTVTPKNQLTFPGPQDQARVMVKDLAGDSSKLSGLVTGLIEAR
- a CDS encoding redoxin domain-containing protein translates to MITINRRNLSLAAGMAAAVALTAGALIASTARADSGLPVGRPAPAFTAMDSHGDLVSLSDFTGQTVVLEWTNEGCPFVRKHYAQPPGNMQGLQADAEADGTVWLTVISSAPGKQGHADGSGANQWTEEHGAKPAHVLLDPEGELGRLYQAKTTPHMFIIGPKGQVAYQGAIDSVASANVADIASATNYVREALNSLAAGESINVSTTKPYGCSVKY
- a CDS encoding HlyD family secretion protein, giving the protein MALIAGLVLLVLLLLVRFMADRAAYVSTSDARIAADMIAVSTDISGKITSQRVSSGDMVKAGDVLYTIDDREAAYTLAEYEAEANRLRAEIAREEARVGLASSKAGSEVAARRAGTQSASASVEAARSNLETAQRDFDRTQGLFDRGLVPQSALDQSTNALDTARQGLLRAEADRDSARADQRTASIQGEEVRLIELDLGVLRASLQQAEARVDAQRVVVEQHTIRAPIDGVIDELFYDTGEHSLRGFRVALMHDPDAVWVSANIKETDIRKIETGADVRVKADSHPGTRISGHVTRIHNATLAESAMMPNPNANGVFTKITQRITVRIDLDDPGLRLRPGTMVTVRIRKQAAKDPA
- a CDS encoding serine hydrolase; this translates as MPFDHPLPPLPTQPEGIAWPTKAWPEGNPAPGTDTARLARLLDRAFADPAPETMGETHAFLAVQGGQIVAERYWKDFTPGSTFPSWSEAKSITQALIGILVRDGRIDIHAPADVPEWQGADDPRREITLDMLLRMSSGLKFVEDYVPGSVSDVIEMLFGGGQEDVAAYAASQPLEHAPDTFWSYSSGTSNIVARCAARALNIKGDQFREFMLRELFTPIGMRSPLPKFDKAGTFIGSSFCYCTARDFARFGLLYLRDGVWDGTRILPEGWADYARTPTPAVPEIETLGYGAHWWLDMAGPGSFSCNGYEGQYTVLVPEKDLILVRHGKSPLEAKEEVQAWIAEVAECF
- a CDS encoding MAPEG family protein; amino-acid sequence: MTSMQAAVLYAGLFCLLMLVLKANVGRVRVKYKVSFGDGGEQVMQRSLRVQGNAVEDVPVVLLGLIGLGALSAPILLIHGLGGSFLLGRVLHAIGLGGSAGSSFGRSVGTLITALVMLITAGACGWFALT